One genomic region from Nymphaea colorata isolate Beijing-Zhang1983 chromosome 10, ASM883128v2, whole genome shotgun sequence encodes:
- the LOC116261986 gene encoding 40S ribosomal protein S17-like — MGRVRTKTVKKSSRQVIERYYSRMTLDFHTNKKILEEVAIIPSKRLRNKIAGFSTHLMKRIQRGPVRGISLKLQEEERERRMDFVPDESAIKTDVIEVDKETIDMLAALGMADLPGVVKQPDAPAGGLGYSKPGGGYMGRRS; from the coding sequence ATGGGGCGAGTGAGAACGAAGACGGTGAAGAAGTCGTCGAGGCAGGTGATCGAGCGGTACTATTCGAGAATGACGCTCGACTTCCACACCAACAAGAAGATCCTGGAGGAAGTGGCCATCATCCCCTCGAAGCGCCTCCGCAACAAGATCGCCGGATTCTCCACCCACTTGATGAAGCGCATCCAGCGCGGTCCAGTCCGCGGCATCTCCCTCAAGCTCCAGGAAGAGGAGCGCGAGCGTCGCATGGACTTCGTGCCCGACGAGTCTGCCATCAAGACGGACGTTATCGAGGTTGACAAGGAGACGATCGACATGCTTGCGGCCCTCGGCATGGCGGACCTCCCTGGCGTCGTCAAGCAGCCCGACGCCCCTGCTGGCGGCCTCGGCTACTCCAAGCCTGGCGGTGGTTACATGGGCCGCAGGAGCTAG
- the LOC116262632 gene encoding BURP domain-containing protein 12-like: MVMVAPGVEGGGPVSESEAGVSKGPYGAPRCSMTGQSSGALRASNAAGEGRKSVNPFSPKASFLRYWRNTELPAFLLAKCSPLNATQAATYARYIDAHTLQEHLPFFCASANFYCTFLKKKKRPNFVKYTKAGSSDFTNYSVSSNVAEVTFATYGGDQDGHCQQFTRYESDGNVGAGRFSKYNTEGIGQFNNYGDHSNVDQHRFTRYGDDTNAGLQMFTSYTENYNVVGNDFKSYGSVANGMSSQFSGYSTRSNVITNKFTSYNKEGNGPLDQFTSYAENGNIVRNQFQSYEAGGNAGLEQFQSYSELANLPDNSFRSYGKGDNGASLWFETYGNAWNPLVQFTEYGKDGNSITASFTFYSKDNTTFSDYHRTGTTFNDYRNTTVSNTALVEPGKFFREASLVCGHRIRMPDKLPPRSFLPRTIADKLPFCSRRLPELIRTQRIRVAAMIEINNLMLFSFSWPWSEHWPIASDRQAVKGETKRCVTSIEGMAEFGASVLGEKAWVSMTANTAGSGRMVEVGKVQGRSGSNEFLYFNEHCYWLGSNEFLY, encoded by the exons ATGGTGATGGTGGCGCCTGGCGTCGAAGGGGGCGGTCCGGTCTCTGAGTCGGAGGCCGGCGTGTCTAAAGGGCCATATGGTGCCCCGCGGTGTTCCATGACCGGTCAATCGTCGGGGGCGTTGAGG GCATCTAATGCAGCtggtgaaggaagaaaaagcgTGAACCCCTTCTCACCCAAGGCGTCTTTTCTCAGATACTGGCGCAACACCGAGCTGCCTGCATTCCTCCTCGCCAAATGCTCGCCTTTAAACGCCACTCAGGCGGCTACCTACGCTCGTTATATTGACGCTCACACCCTCCAAGAGCATCTCCCTTTTTTCTGTGCATCCGCCAACTTCTACTGCACGTtcctgaagaagaagaag CGGCCGAACTTCGTCAAGTACACGAAGGCAGGCAGCAGCGACTTCACCAACTACTCCGTCAGCAGCAACGTCGCCGAGGTCACATTCGCCACCTACGGCGGCGACCAAGACGGGCACTGCCAGCAGTTCACACGCTACGAGTCGGACGGCAACGTCGGGGCGGGACGGTTCTCCAAATACAACACCGAAGGCATCGGTCAATTTAATAACTACGGTGACCACAGCAACGTCGACCAGCACCGCTTCACCCGCTACGGCGACGACACCAACGCTGGTCTCCAGATGTTTACAAGCTACACCGAAAACTACAATGTCGTCGGGAACGACTTCAAGTCGTATGGCTCCGTCGCCAATGGCATGAGTAGCCAGTTTTCTGGCTACTCGACGAGATCCAACGTGATCACCAACAAGTTCACGTCCTACAACAAGGAGGGCAACGGCCCGCTGGATCAGTTCACCAGCTACGCCGAAAACGGCAACATCGTCCGGAACCAGTTCCAGTCTTACGAGGCCGGTGGCAATGCCGGGCTCGAGCAGTTCCAATCGTACTCTGAGCTCGCGAACTTACCGGACAATAGTTTCCGGTCGTACGGGAAAGGCGATAATGGTGCAAGCCTTTGGTTCGAGACATACGGCAACGCATGGAACCCGTTGGTTCAGTTCACGGAATACGGGAAGGACGGGAACAGCATCACCGCATCCTTCACCTTCTACAGCAAAGACAACACCACGTTCAGCGACTACCACCGGACAGGCACCACTTTCAACGACTACCGTAACACCACCGTCTCGAACACGGCCCTCGTCGAGCCAGGGAAGTTCTTCCGCGAGGCGTCTCTCGTATGCGGCCACCGCATTCGGATGCCGGACAAGCTGCCACCGAGGTCGTTTCTCCCGAGGACCATAGCGGACAAGCTTCCTTTCTGCTCCCGCCGGTTGCCGGAGCTCATTCGGACTCAACGCATCCGGGTTGCAG CAATG ATCGAGATCAACAATCTAATGTTGTTTTCATTCAGTTGGCCATGGTCCGAACATTGGCCGATTGCGAGCGACCGGCAGGCAGTGAAGGGCGAAACGAAAAGATGTGTGACCTCGATCGAGGGGATGGCGGAGTTCGGAGCGTCAGTGCTGGGCGAGAAGGCATGGGTGTCGATGACGGCGAACACGGCCGGGTCCGGCAGGATGGTGGAGGTGGGGAAAGTCCAGGGCCGGAGTGGAAGCAACGAGTTCCTTTACTTCAATGAACATTGCTATTGGTTGGGAAGCAACGAGTTCCTTTACTAG
- the LOC116262896 gene encoding BURP domain-containing protein 12-like: MDLLSFFFLTLLLLLPASGEGGESVNPFSPKASLLRYWRRTFPKAELPAFLLGKASPLNASQAAAYASYIDAHTLQEHLPSFCASANLYCTSLKKKKKGSAPAPLPDSFTEYSGRDFVKYTKPGAFGSSDFTNYSVSSNVAKDTFTTYGGDHDQRIQQFTRYESDGNVGAGRFSKYDTEGIGGFNNYGDNGNVDQHRFTRYGDDANGGLQSFTSYSENANVVGNDFKSYGSVANGILSQFTGYSTSSNVIRNAFTSYNKEGNGPLDQFTSYADSGNVVRNEFQSYEADANAGLEQFQTYSQLANMPESIFRSYGKGDNSAILSFDTYGNASNPLAEFTEYGKDGNAISASFTMYSKDNTTFTEYHRTGTTFNDYRNTTVSATALVEPGKFFREASLVSGHHIPVPDITDKMPPRSFLPRTIADKLPFSSRRLPELIQTLNASGLQVAMGRTLADCERPAVKSETKRCVTSIEGMAEFAASILGEKAWVSTTANTAGSGRMVEVGKVEGRNGGGVTRAVSCHQSLFPYLVYYCHALPLVKVYDVEMMLDGKKANQAVAICHLDTTQWSAGHAAFRALGHKPGEIEVCHFIFQNDFIWVARD; the protein is encoded by the exons ATGgatctcctctccttcttcttcctcactcttcttctacttcttcct GCATctggtgaaggaggagaaagcGTGAACCCCTTCTCACCCAAGGCGTCTCTTCTCAGATACTGGCGCCGGACCTTCCCCAAGGCCGAGCTACCTGCATTCCTTCTTGGCAAAGCCTCGCCTTTAAACGCCAGTCAGGCGGCTGCCTATGCTAGTTATATTGACGCTCACACCCTCCAAGAGCATCTCCCTTCGTTCTGTGCATCCGCCAACCTCTACTGCACGTccctgaagaagaagaaaaagggatccGCACCGGCCCCCCTCCCCGACAGCTTCACCGAGTACAGCGGCCGCGACTTTGTCAAGTACACAAAGCCAGGCGCATTCGGCAGCAGCGACTTCACTAACTACTCCGTCAGCAGCAACGTCGCCAAGGACACCTTCACCACCTACGGCGGCGACCATGACCAGCGAATCCAGCAGTTCACCCGCTACGAGTCGGACGGCAACGTCGGAGCGGGGCGGTTCTCCAAATACGACAccgaaggcatcggcggattcAACAACTACGGCGACAACGGCAACGTCGACCAGCACCGCTTCACCCGCTACGGCGACGACGCCAACGGCGGTCTTCAGTCGTTTACAAGCTACTCCGAAAACGCCAATGTTGTCGGGAACGACTTCAAGTCCTATGGCTCCGTCGCCAACGGTATTCTGAGCCAGTTTACCGGCTACTCCACAAGCTCCAACGTGATTCGCAACGCGTTCACATCCTACAACAAGGAGGGAAACGGCCCGCTGGATCAGTTTACCAGCTACGCCGACAGTGGCAACGTCGTCCGGAACGAGTTCCAGTCTTACGAGGCCGACGCCAACGCCGGGCTCGAGCAATTCCAAACATACTCTCAGCTCGCAAACATGCCGGAGAGCATTTTCCGGTCGTACGGGAAAGGCGACAACAGTGCAATCCTTTCGTTCGACACGTACGGCAACGCCTCGAACCCGTTGGCTGAGTTCACGGAATACGGGAAGGACGGGAACGCGATCTCCGCGTCCTTCACCATGTACAGCAAAGACAACACCACGTTCACCGAGTACCACCGGACAGGCACAACTTTCAACGACTACCGTAACACCACCGTCTCGGCCACGGCCCTCGTCGAGCCAGGGAAGTTCTTCCGGGAGGCGTCTCTCGTGTCCGGCCACCACATTCCGGTGCCGGACATCACGGACAAGATGCCGCCGAGGTCGTTTCTCCCGAGGACGATAGCCGACAAGCTCCCTTTCAGCTCCCGCCGGCTGCCGGAGCTGATTCAGACGCTCAACGCCTCCGGCCTGCAG GTAGCGATGGGCCGAACGTTGGCCGACTGCGAGCGGCCGGCGGTGAAGAGTGAAACGAAAAGATGTGTGACCTCGATCGAGGGGATGGCAGAGTTCGCAGCATCAATACTGGGCGAGAAGGCATGGGTCTCGACGACGGCGAACACGGCCGGGTCGGGCAGGATGGTGGAGGTGGGGAAAGTCGAGGGCCGGAACGGTGGCGGGGTGACCCGGGCCGTGTCGTGCCACCAGAGCCTGTTTCCCTACCTGGTCTACTATTGTCATGCCCTGCCACTTGTCAAAGTATATGACGTGGAGATGATGCTGGATGGGAAGAAGGCCAATCAGGCGGTGGCGATCTGCCACCTGGACACGACCCAGTGGAGCGCCGGCCACGCCGCGTTCAGGGCGCTGGGACACAAGCCGGGGGAGATCGAGGTGTGCCACTTCATCTTCCAGAATGACTTCATATGGGTCGCTCGCGACTAG
- the LOC116262895 gene encoding polygalacturonase 1 beta-like protein 3 — MAVLIVYLNPISFVLHLITDQNRHLDPSASSMAPFPFFFLITLIAATPWAAHTGAEGVNPFSPKASLLRYWRRTFPDAELPAFLLGKASPLNATQVAVFSRYIDSHNLQQHLPSFCASANLYCTFLKKDWASLLSSGAAQDASFAEYANRDFANYSVSAGNSDFTNYSVNQNIGKDTFAGYGGERQAGDQGFLNYESNGNVGASRFGRYQTDGVGKFNNYGDSGNVEQQRFSGYGDGSNGGLETFQGYSEKSNVVGADFKSYGSAANGILSQFSGYSTGSNVITNSFTSYNKEGNGPLDQFTSYSDSGNVVRNEFLTYEDDANAGDDIFQQYADGAKKPDNVFRSYGPSGNGAGFIFGNYGNSSNPLAEFTEYGKDGNGATASFSSYVTENTTFKEYHETTTTFGSYINASSRPTSALVEPGKFFREADLLSGNPIPMPDIHDKMPPRSFLPRTIADKLPCSSTRLPELIRMLNASGLQGSMARTLADCERPPVKDETKRCVTSLEGMAEFAASVLGEKARVSTTANTVGSGRMVAVGDVRGRNGGGVTRAVSCHQSLFPYLVYYCHAVPRVKVYDVEVMLEGKKANQAVAICHLDTTQWSAGHAAFRALGHKPGEIEVCHFIFQNDFIWVSQG, encoded by the exons ATGGCTGTTTTGATTGTATACTTAAACCCAATCTCCTTCGTTCTTCACCTCATCACTGATCAGAATCGCCACTTGGATCCTTCTGCTTCTTCAATGGCGCCgttccctttcttcttcctcatcactCTAATTGCTGCa ACTCCCTGGGCAGCTCATACTGGAGCAGAGGGCGTGAACCCCTTCTCACCAAAGGCATCCCTTTTGAGGTACTGGCGGCGGACCTTTCCCGACGCTGAGCTGCCGGCCTTCCTCCTCGGTAAAGCCTCCCCTCTGAATGCCACCCAGGTGGCCGTCTTCTCCCGGTACATCGATTCCCACAATCTGCAGCAACACCTCCCTTCCTTCTGCGCATCTGCCAACCTCTACTGCACCTTCCTCAAGAAGGATTGGGCCTCACTCCTCTCGTCCGGTGCTGCTCAAGACGCCTCCTTCGCTGAGTACGCAAACCGAGATTTCGCCAACTATAGCGTGTCTGCGGGCAACAGCGACTTCACAAACTACTCCGTCAACCAAAACATCGGCAAGGACACCTTCGCCGGCTATGGCGGCGAGCGCCAAGCTGGAGACCAAGGGTTTCTCAACTACGAGTCCAATGGCAACGTCGGCGCCTCTCGGTTCGGTCGGTACCAGACGGACGGCGTCGGAAAGTTCAACAACTACGGCGATAGTGGCAATGTCGAGCAGCAACGCTTCAGCGGATATGGCGACGGCAGCAACGGGGGGCTCGAGACCTTCCAGGGCTACTCCGAGAAGTCCAACGTCGTCGGCGCTGACTTCAAGTCGTACGGCTCCGCGGCAAACGGCATTCTGAGCCAGTTTTCAGGCTACTCGACGGGGTCCAACGTGATCACCAATAGCTTCACGTCCTACAACAAGGAGGGCAACGGCCCGCTGGATCAGTTCACCAGCTACTCTGACAGCGGCAATGTCGTCCGGAACGAGTTCCTGACGTACGAGGACGACGCCAACGCTGGCGACGATATATTCCAGCAATACGCCGATGGAGCAAAGAAGCCTGACAATGTTTTTCGGTCCTATGGGCCCAGCGGTAATGGCGCCGGATTCATCTTTGGTAACTACGGCAACTCTTCGAACCCGCTGGCCGAGTTCACAGAGTACGGAAAGGACGGTAACGGAGCGACGGCGTCGTTTTCCTCCTACGTGACCGAGAATACCACGTTCAAGGAGTACCACGAGACGACCACCACCTTCGGCAGCTATATCAACGCTTCCTCCCGCCCCACATCCGCACTCGTGGAGCCCGGCAAATTCTTCCGAGAGGCGGATCTCTTGTCCGGGAACCCGATACCCATGCCGGATATCCACGACAAGATGCCTCCGAGGTCGTTCTTGCCAAGGACGATCGCCGACAAGCTTCCGTGCAGCTCCACCCGGTTGCCGGAGCTTATCCGCATGCTAAACGCCAGCGGTCTGCAG gGCTCGATGGCTAGAACCTTAGCGGACTGTGAGCGGCCGCCGGTGAAGGACGAGACGAAGCGATGCGTGACCTCCCTCGAGGGGATGGCAGAGTTTGCGGCGTCGGTGCTCGGTGAGAAGGCGAGGGTCTCGACGACAGCCAACACAGTCGGCTCCGGGAGGATGGTGGCGGTGGGCGATGTCCGCGGTCGGAACGGTGGCGGGGTGACCAGGGCCGTGTCGTGCCACCAGAGCCTGTTTCCCTACCTGGTCTACTATTGTCATGCAGTGCCACGTGTCAAGGTGTATGACGTAGAGGTGATGCTAGAAGGGAAGAAGGCCAATCAGGCAGTGGCGATCTGCCACCTGGACACGACCCAGTGGAGCGCCGGCCACGCCGCGTTCAGGGCGCTGGGACACAAGCCGGGGGAGATCGAGGTGTGCCACTTCATCTTCCAGAATGACTTCATATGGGTCTCCCAGGGTTAG